The Tistrella mobilis DNA segment GGTATCATGAATCCTTCATCTGTTCCTGTTTTTATCCTGTGCGGCGGGCTGGGGACGCGCATCAAGGAAGAGACCGAGTTTCGACCCAAGCCTATGGTTCCGGTTGGTGATAAGCCAATCATCTGGCATATCATGCGGATATACTCTCATTTTGGATTTAAAAAATTTGTGCTCTGTATGGGGTACAAATCGGAAGTGATACGTAACTATTTTCTTAATTTTTATTCTATGAATAGTGACGCCACGGTGAATCTTTCTGATAATAGCGTGACTTATCATCACATAAGCCACGACTGTAATTGGGAGGTTACTTTGGCCTATACTGGCGAAAAGACAATGACCGGCGCTCGTGTGGCGATGGCGTTTGATCGGTACATTGGAAATGCAGAGACATTTGCGGTCACATACGGCGACGGGGTGACGGACGCGAATCTTGCGTCTGAGTTGGCCTTCCACAAAGCCCACGGAGGCATTGGAACGGTCCTCGGCGTGAATCCTCCATCTCGTTTCGGTGAATTTCGCATGGAAGACAACCGTCTTCAGGCTTTTTCGGAGAAGCCGGAAATTCTGAACGCCTGGATCAACGGAGGTTTTTTCTTTTTTAATCGCAATTTCAGGGAATATTTGTCAATTGATCCCTCGCTGGTCCTTGAGCAGTCACCGTTGTCAAAGTTGGCGGAAGATGGCGGCTTGCATGTTTATAAGCATCCGGGCTTTTGGCAGTGTATGGATACCCAACGGGATCGCGAACATCTGACGGCACTGTGGGAGCAAGGGGAAGCCCCATGGTCTTATGGAGATTAAGACGGGCTATGTGGCTTACCAATTAGGCGACGATGTTGACGTTAGCCGTATGATGACGGCGTGATCGCGCTCGAGGAGATTGCGCAAGAGCTGCTAGATGTAGTGCCAAGGATGCCAGCATTCGGCCTGCGAGTGTTGCGTTCTTGGCCTCTTATCGGGCGGCGTGGACCGCGGTAAGCCTCCTTATGTGCGTGGCATTGTCGACGCATACACCGAACGATGCCCTTGGCTATATGGAAGATGAAGTCTCTCGGGAGTGAATGATGACAGAAATGAGCAGGGATGGTGAGGTGTGCCAAGTCGAAATTGAGAAGACGATCAATGTCTTTATCATAACCTATATGGCCACACACCTTTTGCCCAAATGTTTGCCGAATCTTCTCTCTTCGACCGTGAAAGCGCGCATTATTGTTGTCAATTCATCGTCTAATGACGGGACTGTTGAGATGGCTCAGGAAATGGGAGCCGAAACATTCGTCGTCCCGCGTAAGACTTTCAATCATGCCCTGACCAGGGAGTTGGCCAGACGGACCTTTCCGTCCGACATCGCTGTGATGATTACGCCGGATGCAATACCGACGACGAGTGATCTGATTGAACGGCTAACTGCTCCTATTCGCGAGGGCAAAGCCGCTGCTTCATATGCGCGACAGATACCTCATATCGGTGCGGATTTTTTTGAAGCTTTCCCGCGAGAGTTTAATTATCCGGATGCCTCGGAGATTCGTAGTATTGCGGATCTCCCACGTTATGGGACATATACCTATTATAGCTCTAATTCGTGTTCGGCGTGGGATAACGCTAGTCTCGATGAAATCGGCGGTTTTAAGATTTCTCTAGTCTCAGAGGACTGGATCGCTGTTGCCAAGCTGCTTCGACGTGGCGCTAGTGTGGCATATGTTGCGGATGCTGTAGTGCATCATTCTCACACCTATACTCTGACGCAGGAATTTAAACGAATGTTCGACACTGGTTATGAGTGGTATTGGCAGAGGCATTTGCTTCTCGATGGCACTTCTGCAAATGAGCGCGGTAAGCTGTTTCTGAAAGCAATGCTGTGCCGCTTGAGAAAAGAACGCCCGATGGCGATACCATATGCGATCGTTCAGACTGCGGCCAAATTTATTGGCTTCAAGATGGGGTTAATTGGTCATAGACTGCCATTGTCGTGGGTTAAGTCGCTTAGCAGTCAGGATTTTTACTGGACAAGCGATGCCTTCGGTATGCGAGAGGGAGGTAGTGTCAAGAGGCGTGACGCGAGCTTCACTGGCTAACGGCAGTATTGCGCGGACCAATAATATCGTCTTT contains these protein-coding regions:
- the rfbF gene encoding glucose-1-phosphate cytidylyltransferase, whose protein sequence is MNPSSVPVFILCGGLGTRIKEETEFRPKPMVPVGDKPIIWHIMRIYSHFGFKKFVLCMGYKSEVIRNYFLNFYSMNSDATVNLSDNSVTYHHISHDCNWEVTLAYTGEKTMTGARVAMAFDRYIGNAETFAVTYGDGVTDANLASELAFHKAHGGIGTVLGVNPPSRFGEFRMEDNRLQAFSEKPEILNAWINGGFFFFNRNFREYLSIDPSLVLEQSPLSKLAEDGGLHVYKHPGFWQCMDTQRDREHLTALWEQGEAPWSYGD
- a CDS encoding glycosyltransferase, with product MTEMSRDGEVCQVEIEKTINVFIITYMATHLLPKCLPNLLSSTVKARIIVVNSSSNDGTVEMAQEMGAETFVVPRKTFNHALTRELARRTFPSDIAVMITPDAIPTTSDLIERLTAPIREGKAAASYARQIPHIGADFFEAFPREFNYPDASEIRSIADLPRYGTYTYYSSNSCSAWDNASLDEIGGFKISLVSEDWIAVAKLLRRGASVAYVADAVVHHSHTYTLTQEFKRMFDTGYEWYWQRHLLLDGTSANERGKLFLKAMLCRLRKERPMAIPYAIVQTAAKFIGFKMGLIGHRLPLSWVKSLSSQDFYWTSDAFGMREGGSVKRRDASFTG